A window of Cryptomeria japonica chromosome 3, Sugi_1.0, whole genome shotgun sequence contains these coding sequences:
- the LOC131874187 gene encoding putative germin-like protein 2-3, translated as MLWDCNTQFDYTFISRAFLSDSSVSLFIMGNRMIYFTLGLSLLICWYSDNVMAADSDPLQDFCVADKESMVKVNGFVCKDPKDVSAEDFFFGGLGQAGNTDNAVGSNVTMANVMQIPGLNTFGISLVRIDYAVGGINPPHTHPRATEVLVLLEGQLLVGFIDTTNKFFSKTLEKGDVFVFPKALVHFQQNVGHENAVAIAALSSQLPGAQTIANSLFAADPPLPDSVLAKAFRITQELADYIQKKFA; from the exons ATGTTATGGGATTGTAATACACAATTCGACTACACATTCATATCCCGAGCTTTTCTGTCTGATTCTTCTGTGTCTCTATTTATAATGGGTAACCGCATGATTTACTTCACGTTGGGACTTTCCCTATTGATATGTTGGTACAGTGATAATGTCATGGCAGCGGATTCCGATCCCTTGCAAGATTTCTGCGTCGCAGACAAGGAAAGCATGG TTAAGGTGAACGGGTTTGTTTGCAAAGATCCCAAGGATGTTTCGGCAGAGGACTTCTTCTTCGGGGGACTTGGGCAGGCAGGGAACACCGACAATGCAGTGGGCTCCAATGTAACGATGGCCAATGTTATGCAGATACCGGGCCTCAACACCTTCGGAATATCGTTGGTCCGTATCGATTACGCAgtgggtggaataaatcctcctcacacGCACCCAAGAGCCACTGAAGTTCTTGTTTTACTGGAAGGCCAGcttcttgtgggtttcattgacaccaccaacaagtttttcagcaaaacgttggagaagggagatgtgtttgtgtttccaaaggcacttgtgcatttccagcagaatgtggggCATGAAAATGCGGTGGCCATAGCTGCTTTGAGCAGCCAGCTTCCGGGAGCTCAGACAATCGCCAACTCTCTGTTTGCAGCGGATCCTCCTCTCCCAGATTCCGTATTGGCCAAGGCCTTCCGCATCACCCAAGAGCTTGCCGATTACATTCAGAAGAAATTTGCATAA
- the LOC131058294 gene encoding putative germin-like protein 2-1: MARIRVKAGDIHILISSVCVSITMANRMIYFTLGLFLLICCYSDRVMAGDPDPLQDFCVADEESNVLVNAFVCKDPMQVSANDFFFRGLGQAGNTDNDVGSNVTMANVKQIPGLNTFGISLVRIDYAVGGINPPHTHPRATEVLVLLEGQLLVGFIDTSNKFFSKALEKGDVFVFPKALVHFQQNVGHENAVAIAGLSSQFPGVQTIANSLFAANPPLPDSVLSKAFRITQELENYIQKKLAY; encoded by the exons ATGGCGAGAATACGTGTTAAGGCAGGAG ACATTCATATCCTGATCTCTTCTGTCTGCGTTTCTATTACAATGGCTAACCGCATGATTTACTTCACGTTGGGACTTTTTCTGTTGATATGCTGTTACAGCGACAGGGTCATGGCAGGGGATCCGGATCCCTTGCAAGATTTCTGCGTTGCAGATGAGGAAAGCAACG TTTTGGTGAACGCGTTCGTTTGCAAAGACCCAATGCAAGTTTCAGCAAACGATTTCTTCTTCCGGGGACTTGGTCAGGCAGGGAACACCGACAATGATGTGGGCTCCAACGTAACGATGGCGAACGTTAAACAGATACCTGGCCTCAATACGTTTGGAATATCGTTGGTCCGCATCGACTACGCAgtgggtggaataaatcctcctcacacacacccaagagccaccgaagttcttgttttactggaaggccagcttcttgtgggtttcattgacacCAGCAACAAATTTTTCAGCAAAGCTttggagaagggagatgtgtttgtgtttccaaaggcacttgttcatttccagcagaatgtggggCATGAAAATGCAGTGGCCATAGCTGGATTGAGCAGCCAGTTTCCCGGAGTTCAGACAATCGCCAATTCTCTGTTTGCGGCGAATCCCCCTCTCCCCGATTCCGTTTTGAGCAAGGCCTTCCGCATCACCCAGGAACTGGAgaattacattcaaaagaaattGGCATACTAA